In Ignavibacteriales bacterium, a single genomic region encodes these proteins:
- a CDS encoding flagellar hook-length control protein FliK has protein sequence MADIVSILGVAQSPTSLSPKKSQNETDAGIGSAQDVAAPPGNTFNPILEQMIAASQAGTTPKVSESSGDAVETQIQSAPDESDQASVSVPCISEELMKVAVSAQGLMVLPSGAQPAAKTDSAASTVSETLITGIGIAVSTAAAGGGAGISLARDLELSPSAVVNPQADSSATVLTYSDSLPANVAAIASAVDEPNSGSETAVSATLSPAGHADAISQLMVKTSPDQVLTEDEQNALSSLRLVRPTGDSGLSQARESVPDRTMKFEPASARENTMQNAPAKPKGQLESTGTKSESPSSPQGKVDATQWTARVTSQKDAVTPKSEPGNQKVEVERPFGASANAIRKSDVPGIQLPPSPRMVQADLDSGKSNPAEVIAPSGSGSPVTLTQVSRELLKLVQDRLGLTRVASGKPAVKAENSSHGAVDIASFATGNGTTEVPIVPDGELPVIDVAKPSLQSETSNMPGGKHGSIRLAESAVDVVDRSDEDSRSSGGVRRSAGTNAASASVDVATAGGIVGAGDRPISLLERKEGGAIPSGASVSSIVKPEVKQQELGAEVGEKEKEQDQPATSEKSVSKQDASTKTSVDSKGPSAAGTTFKEAAEIQRNQPTAFQARIERHETVTVQQKQATFSPELLNSVPDQVAKEISLKLLDKVSEMRLVLKPESLGEVELNVRMEEGSMVARIEVSHNQVRTALEANLAQLSDALANKGIRVDRIDILTSSNSSSRESQSQGREKSKGGSKRRADVEGVEAYESTRFLGYNTVEYLI, from the coding sequence GTGGCAGATATCGTATCGATCCTGGGTGTAGCGCAGAGTCCAACTTCTCTCTCGCCGAAGAAGAGCCAAAATGAAACGGATGCCGGAATTGGTTCCGCGCAGGATGTTGCCGCTCCGCCGGGCAACACGTTTAATCCCATTCTTGAGCAGATGATCGCTGCGTCGCAGGCCGGGACCACACCAAAGGTTTCCGAATCGTCGGGCGATGCTGTGGAGACTCAGATACAATCTGCTCCTGATGAAAGTGACCAAGCTTCAGTCTCTGTGCCCTGCATCAGCGAAGAGTTGATGAAGGTAGCAGTATCAGCGCAGGGACTCATGGTTCTTCCTTCGGGAGCACAACCGGCTGCGAAGACGGACAGCGCGGCATCGACAGTCTCAGAAACTCTCATTACCGGGATCGGTATTGCGGTCAGTACGGCCGCCGCGGGAGGCGGAGCCGGGATCTCTCTTGCCAGGGACCTCGAACTTTCGCCTTCCGCAGTTGTGAATCCTCAGGCGGATTCTTCAGCCACCGTCCTGACGTATTCAGATTCGCTTCCAGCGAACGTGGCTGCGATCGCGTCCGCAGTCGACGAACCGAACTCCGGCAGCGAAACTGCGGTATCCGCCACGCTGTCGCCAGCGGGCCACGCCGATGCGATCTCTCAACTCATGGTCAAGACCAGTCCAGATCAGGTGCTGACCGAAGACGAACAGAACGCACTCTCTTCGTTGCGCCTGGTTCGTCCGACTGGCGATTCCGGTTTGAGTCAGGCCCGGGAATCGGTTCCTGATCGGACGATGAAATTTGAACCCGCGTCTGCACGAGAGAATACAATGCAGAATGCTCCAGCGAAACCGAAAGGTCAGCTCGAGTCCACCGGAACGAAATCGGAGTCGCCGTCATCACCACAGGGAAAGGTTGACGCCACACAATGGACGGCTCGCGTGACGTCTCAGAAGGACGCGGTCACACCGAAGTCGGAACCGGGGAATCAGAAGGTTGAGGTGGAGAGGCCTTTTGGAGCATCTGCCAACGCAATCAGGAAGAGCGATGTCCCCGGCATACAGCTGCCGCCTTCGCCGAGGATGGTCCAGGCGGATCTTGACTCTGGAAAATCGAATCCTGCGGAGGTCATAGCGCCAAGTGGGTCGGGAAGTCCTGTCACATTGACGCAGGTGAGTCGCGAATTGCTGAAGCTGGTTCAGGACAGACTCGGTTTGACGCGGGTTGCGAGCGGCAAGCCCGCGGTAAAAGCAGAGAACTCTTCCCATGGTGCGGTTGACATCGCTTCCTTCGCGACTGGTAATGGAACGACGGAGGTTCCGATTGTCCCTGATGGGGAACTGCCGGTTATCGATGTTGCGAAGCCGTCGCTGCAATCAGAAACCTCGAACATGCCTGGTGGCAAGCATGGCAGCATTAGGCTGGCTGAATCGGCCGTGGATGTGGTTGATCGAAGCGATGAAGACAGCCGGAGCAGTGGCGGGGTGAGGCGGAGTGCCGGGACCAATGCGGCGTCTGCCAGTGTTGACGTGGCAACGGCAGGCGGGATTGTTGGAGCAGGCGACCGTCCGATCAGTCTGCTGGAACGGAAGGAAGGTGGTGCGATCCCGTCCGGTGCTTCCGTTAGCTCAATCGTGAAGCCTGAGGTGAAACAGCAGGAGTTAGGGGCTGAAGTCGGGGAAAAGGAGAAAGAGCAGGATCAGCCGGCAACGTCCGAGAAGAGCGTTTCAAAGCAGGATGCCTCGACTAAGACTTCAGTTGATTCCAAAGGACCATCCGCCGCCGGAACCACATTCAAGGAAGCCGCTGAGATCCAGAGAAACCAGCCGACAGCGTTTCAGGCGAGGATAGAACGTCACGAGACTGTGACCGTGCAGCAGAAGCAGGCGACGTTTTCTCCAGAGCTATTGAACAGCGTCCCCGATCAGGTGGCGAAAGAAATATCTCTCAAGCTCCTCGACAAAGTGTCTGAAATGAGGCTTGTCCTGAAGCCCGAGTCCCTCGGAGAAGTTGAGCTCAACGTGAGGATGGAAGAGGGTTCGATGGTAGCCCGCATCGAGGTGAGCCATAATCAGGTCCGTACGGCACTGGAGGCGAATCTTGCTCAGCTGAGTGATGCTCTGGCCAACAAAGGTATCCGGGTCGATCGCATCGACATCCTGACGTCCTCGAATTCTTCATCCCGCGAGTCACAGAGCCAGGGTCGGGAAAAGAGCAAGGGGGGATCAAAACGCCGCGCAGATGTAGAAGGAGTGGAAGCCTACGAGTCAACCCGCTTTCTGGGTTACAATACAGTGGAATACCTCATCTGA
- a CDS encoding flagellar basal body-associated FliL family protein, protein MAKDTPALDPKAPQPAPAAPPAKEGLSMKKILMFGGPIILVQIVVIYFLVTKFLAPSPAQGGQEVVAAEHDEKKGEGGEQTTQIVVIKDVIVNPAGTNGNRLLVTTVGIEVLTAEAKTELEQKEVQTRDVLVTILTGKRLEELAAPEQRDALREEIGKSVSKLLRSGKLKNVYISKFIIQ, encoded by the coding sequence ATGGCAAAAGATACGCCCGCACTCGATCCTAAAGCACCACAACCAGCACCAGCAGCGCCGCCGGCGAAAGAAGGTCTGTCAATGAAGAAGATCCTGATGTTCGGCGGGCCGATCATCCTTGTACAAATCGTCGTCATTTACTTCCTCGTGACGAAATTCCTCGCCCCGTCGCCGGCACAGGGTGGACAGGAAGTCGTTGCAGCGGAACATGACGAGAAGAAGGGAGAAGGGGGAGAACAGACGACGCAAATCGTTGTCATTAAGGATGTTATTGTCAATCCGGCAGGGACAAATGGCAATCGTCTGCTGGTCACAACTGTCGGCATCGAAGTGCTGACCGCAGAGGCGAAAACGGAATTGGAGCAGAAAGAAGTTCAAACGCGCGACGTGCTCGTCACGATACTCACCGGCAAACGCCTGGAAGAACTGGCGGCCCCGGAACAACGGGATGCCCTCCGCGAAGAAATCGGCAAGAGCGTCAGCAAGCTGCTGCGCAGCGGTAAACTGAAAAACGTCTACATCAGCAAGTTCATCATCCAATAA
- the fliP gene encoding flagellar type III secretion system pore protein FliP (The bacterial flagellar biogenesis protein FliP forms a type III secretion system (T3SS)-type pore required for flagellar assembly.), which yields MIRKLAVVCLLLAVLAAELPAQQKILPMPKISFEVGKATKPEDVSVTLQILFLMTILSLAPALLILTTAFTRIIVVLHFLKQAMGTPQMPPAQVLLGLAMFLTFFVMAPVWNKVNTEALQPYLQNKMTMNNAYDKGVEPLREFMFKQTREEDLALFVKMANLEKPKNRTEIPTYVLIPAFSISELRIGFQIGLVLFVPFLIIDMVVASILMAMGMMMLPPAMISMPFKILLFILVDGWHLVIGSLIASFHV from the coding sequence ATGATTAGAAAACTCGCAGTTGTATGTTTGTTGCTCGCCGTTCTGGCGGCAGAATTGCCGGCTCAGCAAAAGATTCTTCCGATGCCGAAAATTTCCTTCGAGGTGGGTAAAGCGACAAAGCCGGAGGATGTCTCCGTCACGCTGCAGATCCTGTTTCTGATGACGATCCTGTCGCTTGCGCCGGCGTTGCTGATTCTCACGACCGCGTTCACACGCATCATCGTTGTGCTCCATTTCCTGAAGCAGGCCATGGGAACGCCGCAGATGCCTCCAGCGCAGGTGCTCCTGGGGTTGGCGATGTTCCTCACGTTCTTCGTCATGGCTCCCGTCTGGAACAAAGTTAACACCGAGGCACTCCAGCCCTACCTCCAGAACAAGATGACGATGAACAATGCATACGACAAGGGCGTGGAACCGCTGCGCGAATTCATGTTCAAACAGACCCGGGAGGAAGATCTTGCCTTGTTCGTCAAGATGGCGAACCTGGAAAAACCGAAGAACAGAACGGAAATTCCAACCTATGTGTTGATTCCGGCGTTTTCTATAAGCGAGCTGCGGATCGGGTTCCAGATCGGCCTGGTGCTCTTCGTTCCGTTCCTGATTATCGATATGGTTGTGGCAAGCATTCTCATGGCCATGGGCATGATGATGCTGCCCCCGGCGATGATCTCGATGCCGTTCAAAATACTCCTGTTCATTCTCGTGGATGGCTGGCACCTCGTGATCGGATCTCTGATCGCCAGCTTCCATGTGTAA
- the fliN gene encoding flagellar motor switch protein FliN, which translates to MDAHDEEAKAEELMLEAFAAGQAQTQESVQAAQPAAEVQTAQFQKVDPSPHSGSKDRKMDMLMDLTLQVSIELGRTTMLIKDILDLQRGSVVEFEKLASEPVDILINGKKMAEGEVVVIEKHFGIRITSLVETAERVKALGR; encoded by the coding sequence ATGGATGCACATGATGAAGAAGCGAAGGCAGAAGAACTGATGCTCGAGGCGTTTGCAGCCGGGCAGGCTCAGACGCAGGAGAGTGTGCAGGCGGCTCAACCGGCAGCGGAAGTACAGACTGCCCAGTTCCAGAAAGTCGACCCGAGTCCGCACAGCGGTTCGAAGGACCGGAAGATGGACATGCTGATGGACCTGACACTGCAGGTGTCCATCGAGCTGGGCCGGACCACGATGTTGATCAAGGATATTCTCGATCTGCAGCGTGGCTCCGTAGTGGAGTTTGAAAAGCTAGCCAGCGAGCCGGTCGACATTCTGATCAACGGCAAGAAAATGGCTGAAGGAGAAGTGGTCGTCATCGAGAAGCACTTCGGAATCCGCATCACAAGCCTGGTCGAGACGGCCGAGCGTGTCAAAGCACTGGGGAGGTAA
- the fliM gene encoding flagellar motor switch protein FliM encodes MPEILSQQEIDSLLAGISTGVVEPVVPEETERKAVRDIITFDFRLPHRLSKNQLRTLQAVHEGFSETFGSYLISRLQTNLNVSVTSVDQIFYSEYVLSIGNPSCLYLFRIVESDALAVIELSPQLVLSIVSRLLGGSLESEKDPRLITQIEQSIIKGIVLRALSDLQKAWKTVGSLTFQLERYESEGDFVQIAPMSEIVLLVSLELSFGDQKYLMNICFPTFALDEVLSKLNTQSLKSMTISSKSGKWSTALMKDISTTTVPATAVLGYTTIALSELLELEPGDILRTNLPISGEVEVDIGGKPWLWGRPGVSNGRMAVKVQRVGSEAQKDSQ; translated from the coding sequence ATGCCTGAGATTCTTTCACAACAAGAGATCGATAGTCTTCTCGCCGGGATCTCGACCGGTGTTGTCGAGCCCGTCGTGCCTGAAGAAACGGAACGGAAGGCTGTGCGTGACATCATCACGTTCGATTTCCGGCTTCCGCACCGCCTTTCGAAAAATCAGCTGAGAACGCTTCAGGCGGTGCACGAAGGCTTCAGCGAGACATTTGGCTCCTACCTGATTTCGAGGTTACAGACAAACCTGAATGTGTCAGTGACTTCAGTGGACCAGATCTTCTACTCGGAATATGTCCTTTCTATCGGCAATCCAAGCTGTCTGTATTTGTTCCGCATTGTCGAATCAGACGCCCTTGCAGTGATTGAGCTTTCCCCGCAGCTCGTTCTTTCGATCGTTTCCCGGCTGCTCGGCGGCTCGCTGGAGTCTGAGAAAGACCCAAGACTTATTACGCAGATCGAACAGAGCATCATCAAAGGAATCGTTCTCAGAGCGCTCTCTGACCTGCAGAAGGCGTGGAAAACAGTCGGCTCGCTCACATTCCAGCTCGAACGGTACGAGTCGGAGGGTGATTTCGTCCAGATTGCACCGATGAGCGAAATCGTTCTCCTGGTGTCGCTCGAACTGTCATTCGGGGACCAGAAATATCTCATGAATATCTGCTTTCCGACATTTGCTCTCGATGAAGTGCTCTCGAAGTTGAACACACAATCGCTGAAGAGCATGACGATCTCGAGCAAGAGCGGGAAATGGTCCACCGCCTTGATGAAGGACATCTCGACAACCACGGTCCCGGCAACGGCTGTGCTCGGTTACACAACGATCGCGCTGAGTGAACTCTTGGAACTCGAGCCTGGTGATATTCTTCGGACGAACCTTCCCATTTCGGGCGAGGTGGAAGTGGACATCGGAGGTAAGCCCTGGCTGTGGGGCAGACCTGGTGTTTCGAACGGCCGGATGGCGGTCAAGGTTCAGCGCGTAGGGTCGGAAGCACAAAAGGATTCTCAATAA
- the fliR gene encoding flagellar biosynthetic protein FliR, producing MEVYVSQFMVFILMFARIASLIVVAPILGHQAIPAQLKVALALFLTFVLFPMQSSVALKIDIKLIGMIVLVLQEICVGLIIGFAVGLLFAGIHYAGELIGFDMGYSIASVYDPEMNATIPVVGEVLYTFMALVFLALNGHHFILQALQLSYKAVPIGGFSLAAAAYQKMVSLSGLMFAVAVKFAAPVIVAMFLTNIALAIITRVMPQMNIFGVAFPLKIGVGLVVLMTSAPVMVFVFKKLLLVFENNILELVRAL from the coding sequence ATGGAAGTGTATGTTTCACAATTCATGGTCTTTATTCTGATGTTTGCGAGGATCGCGTCGCTGATCGTGGTCGCACCAATCCTCGGCCATCAGGCGATTCCGGCGCAGCTCAAAGTGGCCCTGGCGCTCTTTCTGACGTTTGTGCTCTTCCCCATGCAGTCATCCGTGGCATTGAAAATCGATATCAAGTTAATCGGCATGATTGTGCTTGTTCTGCAGGAGATTTGTGTAGGACTTATCATCGGGTTTGCAGTTGGGTTGTTGTTCGCCGGCATCCATTACGCCGGTGAACTCATCGGCTTCGATATGGGATATTCCATCGCCAGCGTGTACGACCCTGAGATGAACGCTACGATTCCCGTTGTGGGTGAAGTCCTCTATACGTTTATGGCGCTGGTGTTTCTCGCTCTGAATGGACATCATTTCATACTGCAGGCACTGCAGCTGAGCTACAAAGCGGTTCCCATCGGTGGATTCTCCCTTGCGGCAGCCGCATACCAGAAGATGGTGAGTCTCTCCGGACTGATGTTTGCCGTTGCAGTCAAGTTCGCCGCCCCGGTCATCGTTGCAATGTTCCTCACCAACATAGCCCTTGCGATCATCACTAGGGTGATGCCGCAGATGAATATCTTCGGTGTCGCATTTCCATTGAAAATCGGAGTCGGCCTTGTCGTCCTGATGACGTCGGCACCCGTGATGGTATTCGTGTTCAAGAAGCTCCTGTTGGTGTTTGAAAACAATATTCTTGAACTGGTGAGGGCATTGTAG
- the flhB gene encoding flagellar biosynthesis protein FlhB, producing the protein MAEEMPNADERSEPASDRKKEESRKKGQVAKSMELNSALVLIFGLMIIYFSGGMIAQQLSAAAKSFFAHAAEMEITRNTLQNEFARVFAIIGIAVAPLAIGLVLVGLLANFAQVGFLLTFETIRPKWSKLNPLSGIRNILISRRSAVELGKGVVKISLIGLVSYFTLDSILSDSLQLIDADANAVMAFMAKGAFAVGLKASAVMLVLAGFDYAFQRLEYERNLRMTKQEVKEEYKMLEGDPLVKGRIKTIQRQIAYKRMMTDVPKADVVVTNPTHLALALKYDLAKMTAPKVVAKGADLIAQKIKEVAKQNNVPIVEDKPLAQALYKAVDIGDEVPEQLFQAVAQVLAYIYRMRDQHNRTHRR; encoded by the coding sequence ATGGCAGAAGAGATGCCAAATGCCGACGAACGCTCTGAACCGGCGTCGGACCGCAAGAAGGAAGAATCCCGGAAGAAGGGACAGGTTGCGAAGAGCATGGAGCTGAACTCCGCCCTGGTGCTCATCTTCGGCCTGATGATCATTTACTTCTCCGGCGGTATGATCGCACAGCAGCTCAGCGCGGCTGCAAAATCGTTTTTCGCTCACGCTGCAGAGATGGAGATTACGCGCAACACGCTGCAGAATGAATTCGCCCGCGTGTTCGCTATCATCGGTATCGCAGTCGCTCCTCTGGCAATAGGTCTGGTCCTCGTCGGACTCCTGGCGAACTTCGCTCAGGTCGGCTTTCTTCTGACGTTTGAGACCATCCGCCCAAAATGGAGCAAACTCAATCCGTTGTCCGGAATACGAAACATCCTCATTTCACGCCGTTCGGCCGTCGAGCTCGGCAAAGGGGTTGTCAAGATCTCGCTCATCGGCCTTGTCTCATATTTCACGCTCGATTCAATCCTCTCCGATTCCCTGCAGTTGATCGACGCCGACGCCAATGCCGTCATGGCCTTCATGGCAAAAGGGGCGTTTGCGGTAGGGTTAAAGGCCAGTGCAGTCATGCTCGTCCTGGCCGGGTTTGATTACGCGTTCCAGAGGCTTGAGTACGAACGCAACCTGCGGATGACGAAGCAGGAAGTGAAGGAAGAGTATAAGATGCTGGAGGGAGATCCTCTGGTGAAGGGGCGGATCAAAACCATCCAGCGTCAGATCGCCTACAAGCGCATGATGACAGACGTCCCTAAAGCTGACGTTGTGGTGACGAACCCCACGCACCTTGCGCTGGCATTGAAATACGACCTGGCAAAGATGACGGCACCGAAGGTTGTTGCGAAAGGCGCAGACCTGATTGCCCAGAAAATCAAAGAGGTCGCCAAGCAGAACAATGTTCCCATTGTTGAAGACAAGCCGCTTGCGCAGGCGCTGTACAAGGCGGTTGACATAGGCGATGAAGTGCCTGAACAGCTGTTTCAGGCGGTTGCTCAGGTGCTCGCATACATCTATCGTATGCGCGATCAACACAATCGAACTCACAGGCGGTAG
- a CDS encoding flagellar biosynthetic protein FliO, producing the protein MEFALVKTIFSLIAVLGLMVVVLLAVKKFSHIGSGSRANLVDIEVLSQKVLQPKRMLYVVKVLNKVLVISSTEQGIQPVGEIDDAAVVLSLEARQESARDQKESSFVSFKQRLRTAETLGDFFHKPFNVILWRGDKPGIASSVDAGKVVHS; encoded by the coding sequence ATGGAATTCGCACTTGTCAAGACGATCTTCTCCCTGATAGCTGTGCTTGGGTTGATGGTCGTGGTACTGCTAGCGGTGAAGAAGTTCTCGCATATAGGCTCCGGGAGCAGGGCAAATCTGGTCGATATCGAGGTCCTGAGCCAGAAGGTTCTTCAGCCGAAGCGCATGCTGTACGTCGTCAAGGTCCTGAACAAAGTTCTGGTGATCAGTTCCACCGAGCAGGGTATCCAGCCGGTTGGGGAGATCGATGACGCGGCCGTAGTTCTATCGCTGGAAGCCCGGCAGGAAAGCGCCCGGGATCAGAAGGAGTCCTCGTTTGTGAGCTTCAAGCAAAGACTCCGCACCGCCGAGACGCTCGGTGATTTCTTCCACAAACCTTTCAATGTCATCCTCTGGAGAGGGGATAAGCCGGGGATTGCTTCCTCCGTCGACGCAGGCAAGGTAGTACACTCGTAA
- a CDS encoding flagellar protein, protein MSTTNINGVNVPFLPIGGVGGLAQKKPFDVPEERSFRKVLDSELSGLKFSKHAQDRLQQRHIELTDADKQQLEKAVTLAEQKGAQDSLVFLRDLAFIVSVKNKTVVTAIDNEHLRENVFTNIDSAIVAS, encoded by the coding sequence ATGTCGACAACCAACATCAATGGAGTCAATGTCCCCTTCCTGCCGATCGGCGGTGTGGGTGGACTAGCACAGAAGAAGCCGTTTGATGTGCCCGAGGAACGTTCGTTCAGAAAAGTCCTCGACAGCGAGTTGAGCGGGCTGAAGTTCTCGAAACACGCGCAGGACCGGCTTCAGCAGCGTCATATCGAGCTGACTGACGCGGATAAACAACAACTGGAAAAGGCCGTAACGCTCGCTGAACAGAAAGGCGCTCAGGATTCATTGGTGTTCTTGCGGGACTTGGCGTTCATCGTCAGCGTGAAGAACAAAACCGTCGTTACGGCGATTGACAATGAGCATCTGCGGGAAAACGTGTTCACAAACATAGATAGCGCGATTGTAGCATCATAA
- a CDS encoding flagellar FlbD family protein, which produces MIELHRLQNQKIIVSADLIEFLESTPDTIISTTTGKKIIVKESVDEVIQKVIAYKKEFTSPRKRKA; this is translated from the coding sequence ATGATTGAGCTGCACAGGTTGCAGAATCAGAAGATCATTGTCAGTGCAGACCTGATCGAATTCCTCGAATCGACCCCGGACACTATCATCAGCACGACGACCGGGAAGAAGATCATTGTGAAGGAGTCGGTCGATGAGGTCATTCAGAAGGTGATAGCCTACAAGAAGGAGTTCACATCGCCCAGGAAACGCAAAGCCTGA
- a CDS encoding flagellar hook protein FlgE, with the protein MAFLRSLSAGVTGLQNYTTMMDVIGNNVANINTIGFKSSRITFGELFSQTVRGATQNTGTTGGTNPVQVGLGASVMSIDTIFSQGVIESTGNQSDLAIEGSGLFIVRNGNKNLYTRVGAYERDSTGALVMKGTGAVLQGKLANGQGVIPAGASLGDVVIDMSRKSAPKATDVAKIAGNLDASAATYVPAAAGPPAVPESGGKVNTTFNVFDSLGITHAFTATLTKNATANKWDYKVTDAAGVSLGTGSVTFNADGSVATGSPAVIPAVALTNGASSLNVSLDFSTLTQTQGTSVLTPTNIAGYASGDMSSWAIDQNGYITGSFTNGQVMTLGRIVLGEPTNPSGLSRVGDGLYDISPNSGTISIINPGAGSTSRILPSSLEQSNVDLPEEFTKMIVAQRGFQANSRVITTSDEILNEVVNLKR; encoded by the coding sequence ATGGCATTTCTTCGGTCTCTTTCGGCAGGCGTCACTGGTCTGCAAAACTACACCACCATGATGGACGTAATCGGTAATAACGTCGCCAACATCAACACTATCGGTTTCAAGAGCAGCCGTATCACGTTTGGTGAATTGTTCTCTCAGACGGTACGTGGAGCGACGCAGAACACCGGAACCACAGGTGGCACGAACCCGGTTCAGGTTGGTCTTGGAGCATCTGTGATGTCGATCGATACGATTTTCTCACAGGGAGTTATCGAGTCCACTGGCAATCAGTCCGACCTCGCAATTGAAGGGTCTGGTTTGTTCATCGTCAGGAATGGCAACAAGAATCTCTACACTCGCGTCGGAGCATACGAACGCGATTCGACTGGTGCGCTCGTGATGAAAGGTACGGGAGCCGTGCTTCAGGGAAAGCTGGCCAATGGGCAGGGTGTTATTCCCGCAGGTGCCAGTTTGGGTGACGTGGTCATTGACATGTCAAGGAAGTCGGCACCAAAAGCGACGGACGTTGCGAAAATTGCCGGAAACCTGGACGCTTCGGCTGCCACGTACGTCCCGGCAGCGGCGGGCCCGCCGGCGGTTCCTGAATCTGGTGGCAAGGTCAACACGACGTTCAACGTGTTCGATTCACTCGGCATCACGCACGCATTCACTGCGACGCTGACCAAGAACGCGACGGCCAACAAATGGGACTACAAGGTGACTGACGCCGCAGGGGTATCGCTCGGGACGGGGAGTGTGACCTTCAACGCGGACGGTTCCGTCGCTACGGGATCGCCCGCTGTGATCCCGGCGGTTGCACTCACAAACGGTGCATCGAGCCTCAATGTCAGTCTTGATTTCAGTACGCTTACGCAGACCCAGGGAACTTCGGTGCTGACCCCGACCAATATTGCGGGATACGCGTCCGGAGATATGTCAAGTTGGGCAATTGACCAGAACGGCTACATCACCGGAAGTTTCACGAATGGCCAGGTCATGACGCTGGGTCGTATTGTACTCGGTGAGCCGACGAATCCGTCGGGCCTGAGCAGGGTCGGCGATGGTTTGTACGACATCTCGCCGAATTCCGGAACAATATCGATCATCAACCCGGGTGCCGGATCAACATCCCGGATCCTGCCATCATCCCTCGAGCAGTCGAACGTCGATCTGCCGGAGGAGTTCACGAAGATGATTGTGGCACAGCGCGGTTTCCAGGCGAATTCGAGGGTCATCACAACGAGTGATGAAATCCTGAATGAAGTGGTCAACTTGAAGCGGTAA
- a CDS encoding flagellar hook capping protein produces the protein MGNVQPLTSGQTVTPARTPKSTLGKDDFLNLLVTQMQHQDPLDPMKGTEFAAQLAQFSSLEQLTNINSNLTQSLTANAFLASSINNALAATFIGKEVRASASSFQYNNTGNVKLGYSLSTPASSVTVKIYDGAGNLVKTLAGSKGVGENNVTWDGTDENGQRVGTGNYTFKVDAADSTGASIDAKTYVFGKVSGVRFKPEGTVFVIDDVEISLANILEIMQG, from the coding sequence ATGGGAAACGTTCAGCCACTGACAAGCGGACAAACGGTTACTCCGGCCCGAACGCCGAAGAGCACGCTGGGTAAGGATGATTTTCTGAACCTGCTTGTAACGCAGATGCAGCATCAGGACCCTCTTGATCCTATGAAAGGCACCGAGTTCGCTGCGCAACTCGCGCAATTCAGCTCGCTTGAACAGTTGACGAACATCAATTCGAACCTCACGCAGAGTCTGACGGCTAACGCATTCCTGGCCTCCTCGATCAACAACGCCCTGGCCGCGACATTCATCGGCAAAGAGGTGCGGGCCTCAGCGAGTTCGTTCCAATACAATAACACGGGAAATGTGAAACTGGGGTACTCGTTGAGCACTCCAGCGTCGTCTGTAACCGTGAAGATCTACGATGGCGCAGGCAATCTTGTAAAAACGCTGGCCGGCTCAAAAGGAGTTGGCGAGAACAACGTTACGTGGGACGGAACGGACGAGAATGGTCAGAGGGTGGGGACAGGCAACTACACATTCAAGGTGGATGCGGCGGACAGCACCGGCGCCAGCATTGATGCGAAAACGTACGTATTCGGGAAAGTCTCGGGCGTACGGTTCAAACCAGAGGGAACTGTGTTTGTGATCGATGACGTCGAGATCTCGCTCGCAAACATACTTGAAATCATGCAAGGATAG
- the fliQ gene encoding flagellar biosynthesis protein FliQ, which yields MTEDFIIHVFREAFYTLILVSGPTLLISLVIGLLISIFQAATSIQEATLTFVPKIIVMAAVIVLTLPWILDILMSFTINLFSQIPTLGH from the coding sequence ATGACAGAAGATTTCATCATCCACGTGTTTCGGGAAGCATTTTATACCCTCATCCTCGTCTCAGGTCCGACGCTTCTGATATCGCTTGTTATCGGCTTGTTGATTTCGATCTTTCAGGCCGCGACGTCGATCCAGGAGGCAACACTTACCTTCGTGCCGAAGATCATTGTGATGGCTGCAGTCATCGTCCTGACGCTCCCCTGGATTCTTGATATCCTGATGTCGTTCACAATCAACTTGTTCAGCCAAATACCCACGCTGGGACACTGA